In Porites lutea chromosome 7, jaPorLute2.1, whole genome shotgun sequence, a single window of DNA contains:
- the LOC140944451 gene encoding uncharacterized protein, translated as MCHEFLREPVLTPVNGFFNVTVSLVLGKLERDVTYLAFRENSLQVSSAHRNSAIDKEKNRCQSRKGIKTLPKSLCRFPCEKDDECVKYGWLGSCCPAIPGSSCKRECLITEDAELNLTSKTCIDAETRKRYTVGETYIKEDKCCTCRFGGTDFYSIRYCDYVRGSFYENNKFQNSAPYDILKGLYHEDLAILDQLCAEFISCKKNSRYYRNGEFIPSRSCYNCSCHNGSVACFFDVSCLQGKCSFGGRIYDEGDVLHLKKSCKDCVCTSGRWNCMMLICSAARLVFPHQASQPKAMPSSEDEAA; from the exons ATGTGTCATGAGTTCTTGCGTGAGCCGGTTTTAACACCCG TGAATGGTTTCTTTAATGTCACAGTCTCACTCGTTCTTGGCAAGTTAGAACGTGACGTCACCTATCTAGCTTTTCGGGAGAATTCACTGCAAGTCTCATCTGCTCATCGCAATAGCGCTATCGACAAA GAAAAAAACAGATGCCAGAGCCGCAAGGGTATAAAAACGCTGCCAAAGTCACTTTGTCGATTCCCCTGTGAGAAGGATGATGAATGTGTGAAGTATGGGTGGCTCGGTTCATGCTGTCCAGCTATACCTGGAAGCAGCTGTAAGAGGGAATGTCTGATCACTGAGGATGCAGAGTTAAACTTGACATCAAAAA CCTGCATAGATGCTGAGACCAGAAAAAGATACACTGTAGGAGAGACATATATCAAAGAAGATAAATGCTGTACATGTCGTTTTGGTGGAACAGACT TTTATTCCATTAGATACTGTGATTATGTGCGAGGGAGTTTCTACGAAAAcaataaatttcaaaatagtgctccataTGACATTTTAAAGGGGCTGTATCACGAGGATCTTGCTATTCTAGATCAACTCTGTGCTGAATTCATTA GCTGTAAAAAGAACTCCAGATATTACAGAAATGGTGAATTTATCCCTTCAAGATCCTGCTACAACTG TTCATGCCACAACGGCTCTGTAGCTTGTTTCTTTGATGTCAGCTGTCTTCAGG GGAAGTGTAGTTTTGGGGGAAGGATATACGATGAAGGAGATGTGCTACACCTAAAAAAGAGCTGCAAAGATTG TGTTTGTACTTCTGGAAGATGGAATTGCATGATGTTGATATGCAGCGCGG CTAGACTTGTCTTTCCCCATCAGGCTTCTCAGCCAAAGGCTATGCCAAGCTCAGAAGACGAAGCCGCTTAG